The proteins below come from a single Serpentinimonas raichei genomic window:
- a CDS encoding PilT/PilU family type 4a pilus ATPase, with the protein MERDQASQFVNDLLRLMVSRSGSDLFLTADFPPAIKVDGKITKVSPQPLSGQHTQALARAIMNDKQSAEFERSMECNFAISPGGIGRFRVNAFVQMGKVGLVMRTIPAKIPTIDELGLPQVLKNLALAKRGICILVGGTGSGKSTTLAAMVDWRNEHTHDHIVTIEDPVEFVHQHKNCIVTQREVGLDTDDWGIALKNSLRQAPNVILMGEIRDRETMQHAISFSETGHLCLATLHANSANQAMERIINFFPDEVHMQILKDVSLNVRGMVAQRLLPRQDGKGRHAVVEILLHSGLIADQIMKGEINELKETMRKSRESGMQTFDQSLFDAFEANLISFEDAIRNADSQNDLKLRIKLHSQRARNTDLAAGTEHLHIV; encoded by the coding sequence ATGGAACGCGATCAAGCCAGCCAATTTGTCAACGACCTGCTGCGGCTCATGGTGAGCCGCAGCGGCAGCGACTTGTTTCTCACCGCCGACTTCCCGCCCGCGATCAAGGTCGATGGCAAGATCACCAAGGTCTCGCCGCAGCCGCTCAGCGGACAGCACACGCAGGCGCTGGCGCGCGCCATCATGAACGACAAGCAGTCGGCCGAGTTCGAGCGCAGCATGGAGTGCAACTTCGCCATCTCGCCCGGTGGCATCGGGCGCTTTCGCGTCAACGCCTTTGTGCAAATGGGCAAGGTGGGGCTGGTGATGCGCACCATTCCGGCCAAAATTCCGACCATCGACGAGCTGGGTCTGCCGCAGGTGCTCAAGAACCTGGCCTTGGCCAAGCGCGGCATCTGCATCCTGGTGGGCGGCACCGGTTCCGGCAAATCGACCACGCTGGCGGCCATGGTGGACTGGCGCAACGAGCACACGCACGACCACATCGTGACCATCGAAGACCCGGTGGAGTTTGTGCACCAGCACAAGAACTGCATCGTGACCCAGCGCGAGGTGGGGCTGGACACCGACGACTGGGGCATTGCCCTGAAAAACTCGCTGCGCCAGGCCCCGAACGTGATTTTGATGGGCGAAATCCGCGACCGGGAAACTATGCAGCACGCCATTTCCTTCTCGGAAACCGGGCATTTGTGCCTGGCCACGCTGCACGCCAACAGCGCCAACCAGGCGATGGAGCGCATCATCAACTTCTTCCCCGACGAAGTGCACATGCAGATCCTCAAAGACGTGTCGCTCAACGTGCGCGGCATGGTGGCGCAGCGTCTGCTGCCGCGCCAAGACGGCAAGGGCCGCCACGCGGTGGTGGAAATCCTGCTGCACAGTGGCTTGATCGCGGACCAGATCATGAAGGGCGAGATCAATGAGCTCAAAGAGACCATGCGCAAGAGCCGCGAGAGCGGGATGCAGACCTTCGATCAATCGTTGTTCGACGCCTTCGAGGCCAACCTGATCAGCTTCGAGGACGCCATCCGCAACGCCGACTCGCAAAACGACCTCAAGCTGCGCATCAAGCTGCACAGCCAGCGCGCCCGCAACACCGACCTCGCAGCGGGCACCGAACACTTGCACATCGTTTAA
- a CDS encoding type IV pilus twitching motility protein PilT yields MDITQLLAFSHKNKASDLHLSAGLPPMIRVHGDVRRLNVEPLQHKQVHTMVYDIMTDSQRKHYEEFLEVDFSFEIDGLARFRVNAFNQKRGAAAVFRTIPSKILTLEDLNCPKIFADLALKPRGLVLVTGPTGSGKSTTLAALVNHRNENDYGHILTIEDPIEFVHESKKSLINQREVSTMTHSFAAALRSALREDPDVVLVGEMRDLETIRLAMTAAETGHLVFGTLHTSSAAKTIDRIVDVFPPEEKEMVRAMLSESLVAVISQSLLKTADGNGRVAAHEIMIGTPAIRNLIRENKVAQMYSAIQTGNGFGMQTLDQSLMNLVRGNRVHVAEARAKAKIPENFPG; encoded by the coding sequence ATGGACATCACCCAGTTGCTGGCTTTCAGCCACAAAAACAAAGCCTCGGACCTGCACCTCTCGGCCGGCCTGCCACCGATGATACGGGTGCACGGCGACGTGCGGCGCCTCAACGTCGAGCCGCTGCAGCACAAGCAGGTGCACACCATGGTCTACGACATCATGACCGACTCGCAGCGCAAGCACTACGAGGAATTCTTGGAAGTCGATTTTTCGTTCGAGATCGATGGCTTGGCGCGCTTTCGCGTCAACGCCTTCAACCAAAAGCGCGGTGCGGCGGCGGTGTTTCGCACCATTCCGTCCAAAATCCTCACGCTCGAAGACCTCAATTGCCCCAAAATTTTTGCCGATCTCGCGCTCAAGCCGCGTGGTTTGGTGCTGGTCACCGGCCCGACCGGCTCCGGCAAATCCACCACCCTGGCGGCGCTGGTGAACCACCGCAACGAGAACGACTATGGCCACATCCTGACCATCGAAGACCCGATCGAGTTCGTGCACGAGTCCAAGAAAAGCCTGATCAACCAGCGCGAAGTCAGCACCATGACGCACAGCTTTGCCGCCGCCCTGCGCTCGGCCCTGCGCGAAGACCCAGACGTGGTGCTGGTGGGTGAGATGCGCGACCTAGAAACCATCCGCCTGGCCATGACTGCGGCCGAGACCGGGCACCTGGTTTTTGGCACATTGCACACCTCCAGCGCCGCCAAGACCATCGACCGCATCGTCGATGTGTTTCCGCCCGAAGAAAAAGAGATGGTGCGCGCCATGCTGTCGGAATCGCTGGTGGCGGTGATCTCGCAGTCCCTGCTCAAGACCGCCGATGGCAATGGCCGCGTGGCGGCGCACGAGATCATGATCGGCACCCCGGCGATCCGCAACCTGATCCGCGAAAACAAGGTGGCGCAGATGTATTCGGCGATTCAGACCGGCAATGGCTTTGGCATGCAGACGCTGGATCAGAGCCTGATGAACCTGGTGCGCGGCAACCGCGTGCACGTGGCCGAGGCGCGCGCCAAAGCCAAAATCCCCGAAAACTTCCCCGGTTGA
- a CDS encoding YggS family pyridoxal phosphate-dependent enzyme, which translates to MTTIDDRLRQVRARIASACARHGRDPAEVHLLAVSKTWGPDAVWQAWQAGQREFGENYVQEGVEKISALRALGASDLVWHFIGPLQSNKTRAVAEHFDWVHGIDRFKIAQRLSEQRPPGLGPLQVCIQVNLDGGANKAGVPAAEALALAQQVAALPRLQLRGLMCIPEPAPNFAAACRVFGQLAALRGQLQAPLSGLALDTLSMGMSDDLEAAIASGSTLLRVGSAIFGPRAYASGKEK; encoded by the coding sequence ATGACAACGATTGACGACCGGCTGCGGCAGGTGCGCGCGCGCATCGCCTCGGCCTGTGCCCGGCATGGGCGCGACCCGGCCGAGGTGCACCTGCTGGCGGTGAGCAAAACCTGGGGCCCGGATGCGGTCTGGCAAGCCTGGCAGGCCGGGCAGCGCGAATTTGGCGAGAACTACGTGCAAGAAGGCGTAGAGAAAATCAGCGCGCTGCGCGCCCTTGGGGCCAGCGACCTGGTGTGGCACTTCATCGGGCCGCTGCAGAGCAACAAAACGCGCGCCGTGGCCGAGCATTTCGACTGGGTACACGGCATCGACCGGTTCAAAATCGCCCAGCGCCTAAGCGAGCAGCGCCCGCCGGGGCTGGGGCCGCTGCAGGTGTGCATCCAGGTGAACTTGGATGGCGGGGCCAACAAGGCCGGCGTGCCCGCGGCCGAAGCGCTGGCGCTGGCGCAGCAGGTGGCAGCGCTGCCGCGCCTGCAACTGCGTGGCCTGATGTGCATCCCCGAACCCGCGCCAAACTTTGCCGCCGCCTGCCGCGTGTTTGGGCAACTGGCGGCGCTGCGGGGGCAGTTGCAGGCGCCCTTGTCGGGCTTGGCGCTCGACACCCTGTCGATGGGCATGAGCGACGACCTCGAGGCGGCCATCGCCAGCGGCAGCACGCTGCTGCGGGTGGGGAGCGCGATTTTCGGGCCGCGTGCCTACGCGTCGGGCAAGGAGAAGTAA
- a CDS encoding PAS domain-containing sensor histidine kinase: MTPAAFEDKLPPSFFTSLYDELGRVADDAPTTDSTQGLQGLDDPGDYQAHDRLDRDAVQPPSAQHGLPGPIAQHAYDPHSPGAHWQLLAESLRDAAIFFLDAEGRVCDWTPSAERLLGFRAEQMLGQSVARFTPVREPASAQPAAPHQTQSPTPGTEPDPSAPDPLALGLERAALLGQSETPGWQRRADGSLLWAHTLLTALHDPHSGQTHGYACLMRDNTETKRLLELLEHLNAALEVRVQERTRQLLEINHDLEAFTASVSHDLRAPLRHIGSYLELLREDLGPELGPEAQRHLETIGGAAEHMSQLIDGLLAFSRLGRAALQRHPVAMGDLLRSSLNRLQHDPALQRPSECLCWQLPPDLPPVQGDARLLSQVWDNLLSNALKYSRPRPVAEIRIGWRAQHSPNGSPETVFWVQDNGVGFDPQRAERLFGVFQRLHRARDFEGVGIGLALCRRIVERHGGRIWAEGVPDQGSSFYFSLPDA; this comes from the coding sequence ATGACGCCCGCCGCCTTCGAGGACAAGCTGCCGCCCTCTTTTTTTACCAGCCTCTACGATGAGCTGGGCCGGGTTGCCGACGACGCGCCCACGACAGACTCAACACAGGGCCTACAGGGCCTAGACGACCCCGGCGACTACCAGGCACACGACCGACTTGATCGTGACGCAGTCCAGCCCCCATCGGCGCAGCACGGCCTGCCCGGGCCTATTGCCCAGCACGCCTACGACCCGCACAGCCCCGGCGCACACTGGCAACTGCTGGCCGAGAGCCTGCGCGACGCCGCCATTTTCTTCCTCGACGCCGAGGGGCGGGTGTGCGACTGGACGCCGAGCGCCGAGCGCTTGCTGGGCTTTCGCGCCGAGCAGATGCTGGGCCAGAGCGTGGCGCGCTTCACCCCGGTGCGCGAGCCGGCCAGCGCGCAGCCCGCAGCCCCACACCAGACACAGAGCCCGACCCCGGGCACAGAGCCCGACCCCAGCGCACCCGACCCCTTGGCGCTGGGGCTGGAGCGCGCCGCCCTGCTGGGGCAGAGCGAGACCCCGGGCTGGCAGCGGCGCGCCGACGGCAGCCTGCTGTGGGCGCACACGCTGCTCACCGCCTTGCACGACCCGCACAGCGGCCAGACGCACGGCTACGCCTGCCTGATGCGCGACAACACCGAGACCAAGCGGCTGCTCGAGCTGCTGGAACACCTCAACGCCGCGCTCGAAGTCCGGGTGCAAGAGCGCACGCGCCAGTTGCTGGAAATCAACCACGACCTAGAGGCCTTTACCGCCTCGGTTTCGCACGACCTGCGCGCGCCGCTGCGCCACATCGGCAGCTACCTGGAGCTGCTGCGCGAAGACCTGGGGCCCGAGCTCGGGCCAGAGGCGCAGCGGCACCTCGAGACCATCGGCGGCGCCGCCGAGCACATGAGTCAGCTCATCGACGGCTTGCTGGCCTTTTCGCGCCTGGGCCGGGCGGCGCTGCAGCGGCACCCCGTGGCCATGGGCGATTTGCTGCGTTCCAGCCTGAACCGGCTGCAGCACGACCCTGCGCTGCAACGCCCGAGCGAGTGCCTGTGCTGGCAACTGCCACCCGATTTGCCCCCTGTGCAGGGCGATGCGCGGCTGCTCAGCCAGGTGTGGGACAACCTTTTGTCGAACGCGCTCAAGTACAGCCGACCGCGCCCCGTGGCCGAAATTCGCATCGGCTGGCGCGCGCAACACAGCCCCAATGGCTCGCCCGAGACGGTGTTTTGGGTGCAAGACAACGGCGTGGGCTTCGATCCGCAACGCGCCGAGCGCCTGTTTGGCGTGTTCCAGCGCCTGCACCGGGCGCGCGATTTCGAGGGCGTGGGCATTGGGCTGGCGCTGTGCCGGCGCATTGTCGAGCGCCACGGTGGGCGCATCTGGGCCGAGGGCGTACCCGATCAGGGCAGCAGCTTTTACTTCTCCTTGCCCGACGCGTAG
- a CDS encoding helix-turn-helix domain-containing protein → MNAHIDIKHLLPAWEQFRTTTNIAPIRDEAHYARMSAMLDALLDETQGDENHPAMDLVEIVGDLIEDYEAAHHPLPETTGVQALKFLMEQHGLKQSELAEIGSQGVVSEILTGKRELNIRQVRALSQRFGVSATTFV, encoded by the coding sequence ATGAATGCACATATCGACATCAAGCACCTGCTCCCGGCCTGGGAGCAGTTCCGCACCACCACCAACATCGCCCCCATCCGGGATGAAGCACACTACGCACGGATGAGCGCAATGCTTGATGCCCTGCTGGATGAAACGCAAGGCGACGAAAACCATCCCGCCATGGATCTGGTTGAAATCGTGGGCGACCTGATCGAGGACTACGAGGCTGCGCATCACCCCCTGCCCGAGACCACCGGCGTGCAAGCCCTGAAATTCCTGATGGAGCAGCACGGCCTCAAGCAAAGCGAACTTGCCGAGATCGGTAGCCAAGGCGTGGTCTCTGAAATCCTGACCGGCAAACGCGAGCTGAACATTCGGCAAGTGCGGGCGCTGAGCCAGCGCTTCGGGGTTTCGGCCACGACCTTTGTTTAA
- a CDS encoding type II toxin-antitoxin system HigB family toxin has protein sequence MKIISNSALRAFAAEHPQAEAPLQGWRRVIEKNRFANWAELKAAFNAVDKVGPLVVFDIGGNKYRLIAYIRFEKQIVYIKAVLTHRDYDKGAWKTGA, from the coding sequence ATGAAAATCATCAGCAACAGTGCCTTGCGGGCCTTCGCTGCCGAGCATCCTCAGGCCGAAGCCCCCTTGCAGGGGTGGCGGCGGGTGATTGAAAAAAACCGGTTTGCCAACTGGGCTGAGCTCAAAGCCGCCTTCAACGCGGTGGACAAGGTGGGCCCGTTGGTGGTGTTTGATATCGGCGGCAACAAATACCGCCTGATCGCATACATCCGATTTGAGAAGCAGATTGTTTACATCAAGGCGGTGCTCACGCACCGGGATTACGACAAAGGAGCCTGGAAAACCGGCGCCTGA
- the hepT gene encoding type VII toxin-antitoxin system HepT family RNase toxin — protein MDREIVEQKLESLRRCLHRVHTRCPADATTLATDFDLQDIVSLNLSRAVQLCVDIGAHFIAASELPPPATMGQTFDLLAQAGVVDAQLADQLKKAVGFRNLAMHNYDAINWHIVHAIAQHHLQDFTAFARAVMRALDARA, from the coding sequence ATGGATCGGGAAATAGTGGAACAAAAGCTGGAATCGCTGCGCCGCTGCCTGCACCGCGTGCACACACGCTGCCCCGCCGACGCCACCACGCTAGCAACCGATTTTGACCTGCAAGACATCGTATCCCTCAACCTGAGCCGCGCCGTGCAGCTCTGCGTGGACATCGGGGCGCACTTCATCGCCGCCAGCGAACTGCCCCCACCCGCCACGATGGGACAAACATTTGACCTGCTGGCGCAAGCGGGTGTGGTCGATGCACAACTGGCCGATCAACTGAAAAAAGCCGTCGGGTTCAGAAATTTGGCCATGCACAACTACGATGCCATCAACTGGCACATCGTGCATGCCATCGCTCAACACCACCTGCAAGACTTCACCGCTTTTGCCCGAGCCGTGATGCGGGCACTGGATGCGCGCGCATGA
- the mntA gene encoding type VII toxin-antitoxin system MntA family adenylyltransferase antitoxin encodes MTKAPTLQPTATSDSDASLRAVLDGFPGLLLAIVFGSVAQGRATPSSDLDIAVAARHALSAEQKMALVCALATRTGRPVDLIDLHTVGQPLLGQIVRHGRRVLGSVAAHGLLISRHLTDEADFLPLQNRILQERRLAWIGK; translated from the coding sequence ATGACCAAAGCACCCACCTTGCAACCCACCGCCACGAGCGATTCCGACGCCAGCTTGCGCGCCGTGCTCGACGGGTTTCCTGGGCTGTTGCTGGCCATCGTGTTCGGCTCGGTCGCGCAAGGCCGCGCCACACCAAGCAGCGATCTTGACATTGCCGTGGCCGCCCGCCACGCCCTGAGCGCCGAGCAGAAAATGGCCTTGGTCTGCGCCTTGGCCACCCGCACTGGGCGCCCCGTTGACCTCATAGACTTGCATACCGTCGGCCAGCCCCTGCTTGGCCAGATCGTCCGGCACGGCCGTCGAGTGCTCGGTAGCGTTGCGGCACACGGACTATTGATCAGCCGGCACCTGACTGATGAGGCCGACTTCTTGCCCCTGCAAAATCGAATACTGCAAGAAAGGCGGCTCGCATGGATCGGGAAATAG
- a CDS encoding FAD-linked oxidase C-terminal domain-containing protein — protein MNTALALSQPPQPASSGPAAQRAQRQAEVVRALAAVLPGHALLHTLEDTTPYECDGLTAYRERPLAVALPETFEQVQAVLRTCHLLEVPVVARGAGTGLSGGAMPHALGVTLSLAKFNRILRIDPLAQTAVVQSGVRNLAVSEAAAAHGLYYAPDPSSQIACTIGGNVAENSGGVHCLKYGLTLHNVLQVDGFTMAGEPLRLGGSAFDSPGLDLLALLVGSEGMLAVVSEITLRLTPRPQLARCIMASFDDVRQAGDAVAGVIAAGIIPAGLEMMDKPMTAAVEDFVHAGYDLDAAAILLCESDGTPEEVEEEIGRMSAVLRECGARAIAVSQSEAERLRFWSGRKNAFPASGRISPDYMCMDSTIPRKRLADILLAIQAMEQKYGLRCANVFHAGDGNLHPLILFDASDPDQLRRCELFGADILETSVAMGGTITGEHGVGVEKLSSMCVQFSPEEREQMLGVKRAFDPKGLLNPGKVIPTLHRCAEYGKMLVRGGRLAFPELERF, from the coding sequence ATGAATACCGCCCTTGCCTTAAGCCAACCGCCCCAGCCTGCCAGCAGCGGCCCCGCTGCCCAGCGCGCCCAGCGCCAAGCCGAAGTGGTGCGCGCACTGGCCGCGGTGCTGCCCGGCCACGCCCTGCTGCACACCCTGGAAGACACCACCCCCTACGAGTGCGACGGCCTGACGGCCTACCGCGAGCGCCCGCTGGCGGTGGCGCTGCCCGAAACCTTTGAGCAGGTGCAGGCGGTGCTGCGCACTTGCCATTTGCTCGAGGTGCCGGTGGTGGCGCGTGGGGCCGGCACCGGCCTGTCGGGCGGGGCCATGCCGCACGCCTTGGGCGTGACGCTGAGCCTGGCCAAGTTCAACCGCATCCTGCGCATCGACCCGCTGGCGCAAACCGCCGTGGTGCAGTCCGGGGTGCGCAACCTGGCGGTGAGTGAGGCCGCCGCCGCCCACGGCTTGTATTACGCGCCCGACCCGAGCAGCCAGATCGCCTGCACCATCGGCGGCAACGTGGCCGAAAACTCGGGCGGGGTGCACTGCCTCAAGTACGGCCTGACGCTGCACAACGTGCTGCAAGTCGATGGCTTCACCATGGCCGGTGAGCCACTGCGCTTGGGCGGCAGCGCCTTCGACAGCCCGGGGCTGGACTTGCTGGCGCTGCTGGTGGGCAGCGAGGGCATGCTGGCGGTGGTGAGCGAAATCACCCTGCGCCTGACGCCGCGCCCGCAACTGGCGCGCTGCATCATGGCCAGCTTCGACGACGTGCGCCAGGCCGGCGACGCGGTGGCGGGTGTGATTGCAGCGGGCATCATCCCGGCCGGGCTGGAGATGATGGACAAGCCCATGACCGCTGCCGTGGAAGATTTCGTGCACGCCGGCTACGACCTCGACGCCGCCGCCATCCTGCTGTGCGAGAGCGACGGCACGCCCGAAGAAGTGGAAGAAGAAATCGGCCGCATGAGCGCGGTGCTGCGCGAGTGCGGCGCGCGCGCGATTGCCGTGAGCCAGAGCGAGGCCGAGCGGCTGCGCTTTTGGAGCGGGCGCAAAAACGCCTTCCCGGCCTCGGGGCGCATCAGCCCCGACTACATGTGCATGGACAGCACCATTCCGCGCAAGCGCCTGGCCGACATCCTGCTGGCGATCCAGGCCATGGAGCAAAAGTACGGTCTGCGCTGCGCCAATGTGTTCCACGCCGGCGACGGCAACCTGCACCCGCTGATTTTGTTCGACGCCAGCGACCCGGACCAACTGCGCCGCTGCGAGCTGTTTGGCGCCGACATTCTGGAAACCAGCGTCGCCATGGGCGGCACCATCACCGGCGAGCACGGCGTGGGCGTGGAAAAGCTCAGCTCGATGTGCGTGCAGTTCAGCCCCGAGGAGCGCGAGCAGATGCTGGGCGTGAAACGCGCCTTCGACCCCAAAGGCCTGCTCAACCCCGGCAAGGTGATCCCAACCCTGCACCGCTGCGCCGAGTACGGCAAGATGCTGGTGCGCGGCGGCCGGCTGGCGTTTCCGGAGCTGGAGCGTTTTTGA
- a CDS encoding Hsp20/alpha crystallin family protein, producing MYHLIPRGSLFDDFFKDMASPGFFIKPLHGDALPQSIKVDVSETPVAYQVQAEIPGVAREDVHVTIDGSIVSLRAEIKQQDRQTSDDKLLRSERYYGSVARSFQLPLEIDEAEAKAKYDNGVLTLTLPKKRGRSGQRLAIE from the coding sequence ATGTACCACCTCATTCCCCGTGGCAGCCTGTTCGACGACTTTTTCAAGGACATGGCGTCTCCCGGCTTTTTCATCAAACCGCTGCACGGCGACGCGCTGCCGCAGTCGATCAAGGTCGATGTGAGCGAAACGCCCGTGGCCTACCAGGTGCAGGCCGAAATCCCCGGTGTGGCGCGCGAAGACGTCCACGTCACCATCGACGGCAGCATCGTGAGCCTGCGCGCTGAAATCAAGCAGCAAGACCGCCAGACCTCCGACGACAAGCTGCTGCGCAGCGAACGCTACTACGGCTCGGTGGCGCGCAGCTTCCAGTTGCCGCTCGAGATCGACGAGGCCGAGGCCAAAGCCAAGTACGACAACGGCGTGCTCACGCTCACACTGCCCAAGAAGCGCGGCCGCAGCGGCCAGCGGCTGGCGATCGAGTGA